The genomic window ATATAGCGGGTTGCCCCATTCGGATATCTGCGGATCAATCGGTGTGTGCCCGTCCCCGCAGCTTTTCGCAGCTTATCACGTCCTTCATCGCCTCTGAGAGCCTAGGCATCCCCCATGCGCCCTTATTTTGCTTATTGCACCAATCTTGTTCCTTAAAACAAGACCGTTTTGTTTTGTTTTTATTATTGCTAATAAAAACGCTTTCTACTTTCTTATTATTTTCTTATCTCAATATGTCAATGAACTTTTTTCCTTTCGGAACTGTGGAGAATAACGGAGTCGAACCGTTGACCTCCTGCGTGCAAGGCAGGCGCTCTAGCCAGCTGAGCTAATCCCCCAAATCTAATGATGAATTGTGAATTATGAATTATGAATTAATATTCATAACGCTTCAACTCTAGAATTTCCTTCTCTTTAAGCCTTAAAAAGTAGTCCCGGGCAGACTCGAACTGCCGACCCCTACATTATCAGTGTAGTACTCTAACCAGCTGAGCTACGAGACTCTGTTTTTTTTTACTTAAAAGTTTATTTCTTTAAATTAACAGCAAGAGTAATGCAATTTCAAGATCCAGAACCTAATGTCCGGCATCTTATTTCCCAAGCGTGCCCTGAGGCTAACACTTTGGGCTCTAGAAAGGAGGTGTTCCAGCCGCACCTTCCGGTACGGCTACCTTGTTACGACTTAGCCCTAGTTACCAGTTTTACCCTAGGCAGCTCCTTGCGGTCACCGACTTCAGGCACCCCCAGCTTCCATGGCTTGACGGGCGGTGTGTACAAGGCCCGGGAACGTATTCACCGGATCATGGCTGATATCCGATTACTAGCGATTCCAGCTTCACGGAGTCGAGTTGCAGACTCCGATCCGAACTGTGACCGGCTTTATAGATTCGCTCCTGGTCACCCAGTGGCTGCTCTCTGTACCGGCCATTGTAGCACGTGTGTAGCCCAAGGCGTAAGGGCCGTGATGATTTGACGTCATCCCCACCTTCCTCACAGTTTGCACTGGCAGTCTTGTTAGAGTTCCCGACTTGACTCGCTGGCAACTAACAACAGGGGTTGCGCTCGTTATAGGACTTAACCTGACACCTCACGGCACGAGCTGACGACAACCATGCAGCACCTTGTAAACTGTCTTGCGAAAGATCTGTTTCCAAATCGGTCAGTCTGCATTTAAGCCTTGGTAAGGTTCCTCGCGTATCATCGAATTAAACCACATGCTCCACCGCTTGTGCGGGCCCCCGTCAATTCCTTTGAGTTTCAAACTTGCGTTCGTACTCCCCAGGTGGGATACTTATCACTTTCGCTTAGCCACTGAACTTGCGCCCAACAGCTAGTATCCATCGTTTACGGCGTGGACTACCAGGGTATCTAATCCTGTTCGCTACCCACGCTTTCGTCCATCAGCGTCAATCCACTGGTAGCAACCTGCCTTCGCAATTGGTATTCCATGTAATCTCTAAGCATTTCACCGCTACACTACATATTCTAGTTGCTTCCCAGTAATTCAAGTCCTGCAGTATCAATGGCCGTTCCACCGTTGAGCGATGGGCTTTCACCACTGACTTACAAGACCGCCTACGGACCCTTTAAACCCAATGATTCCGGATAACGCTTGGATCCTCCGTATTACCGCGGCTGCTGGCACGGAGTTAGCCGATCCTTATTCTTACGGTACCGTCAAGCTCCTACACGTAGGAGTGTTTCTTCCCGTACAAAAGCAGTTTACAATCCATAGGACCGTCATCCTGCACGCGGCATGGCTGGTTCAGGCTTGCGCCCATTGACCAATATTCCTCACTGCTGCCTCCCGTAGGAGTCTGGTCCGTGTCTCAGTACCAGTGTGGGGGATCTCCCTCTCAGGACCCCTACCCATCGTAGCCTTGGTAAGCCGTTACCTTACCAACTAGCTAATGGGACGCATGCTCATCTTCCACCGTTGTGACTTTAATAGCCAAACCATGCGGTTTGGCTATGCTATGAGGTATTAATCCAAATTTCTCTGGGCTATCCCTCTGTGGAAGGCAGATTGCATACGCGTTACGCACCCGTGCGCCGGTCTCAAAGCCCGAAGACTTCTACCCCTCGACTTGCATGTGTTAAGCCTGCCGCTAGCGTTCATCCTGAGCCAGGATCAAACTCTTCATCGTATATTTTAATATTATATATTCGATGCCTTTATCTATCGGTTCTTTTCGAATCTCTCGATTCCATTACTCTTATTCTATTTTGTTTTGAAATCTCTTTCAAAACGGCTGTCAATTCAATATGTCTACGAACGTATCTTTTTCTGTCTTCGCCTGTATCTCAAAGCGGGTGCAAAACTAAAACTTCTTTTTGTTTCTCGCAAGAAAAACTTAAAAAATTTTTGAAGCTTTCTTTTCGCCTCATCTTTTCGTTTTTCTTACCAGTATCTCAAGGAACTTTCCGTGTTTTGCGGGGTGCAAATGTAAAAAGCTTTTTCTTTTCCCGCAAGCTTTTTTTAATCTTTTTTTTCGGAAATCTCTTTCCTCAAATGTGATCAAGCTGCCGGAATGTCTAAGAGCGTTTTTCGCTGTTGCGGGTGCAAAAGTAGAACCTTTTTCCGCTTTTCCAATGCTTTTGCCCAGCTTTTTTTGATCTTTTTTCGGATTATTTCTTAACGCACTGATAACACATGACTTAAAAATCAAAACACAGTACTATTTTTCTTTCAAATGTGATTTTTTACTAAAATTATCCAATTAAACAATATCAAAATAGAAATTTAAAGTTCGAAAAATTACATTTTAAAAATCCTTAAATATGCCTTCAGAGAAAAATGGCATACCAATTAGATTTAAAAATTTAAGAAAAATTCTAAAGACACAACTTCAAAGACTTTATAGATACAAAATTCAAAGCGAAATTGATTTCACTGAAATCTTTGGATAAATTTCATCATGTCGCCAATTGTCTGTATTTCTTCTCGTTGGGTATGTCCAAGAGCTTTCATCTTCTCAATATGCAATAAACTGTTTAGCATTGCTTTCTGAAGTCCATTTAAAGGATCGCCACTAGTATCAGGCTCAGGAAGCAACTCTTTTAAACTCATATCTAATGGAATATCAGGCCAATCTGTTCTTTTCTGATTGGAAAAAACTTCTGTAAATGGTAAAACATCAGGATCCTTGTCCCTATCAGTCAGCGGATCCATCCCCCATTTCTGGCAAACCGTTTTTATGAATGACGCGTGCTCAAACTGTCCGTTGACTATTGTATTTGGCTGAATGTAGGAAGACACCATTATCATAGGAACGCGAACACCAAGACGATCAAAAGTGAAATCGCACTCTCCCTTCATGCCTACAGTAGGCGGTACTGTTTCTGGTGGAGCCACGTGATCATAACAGCCACCATGCTCGTCATGAGTAATAATGAAAAGTATCTTGTCTCGTTTTGGGCTTTTTTTAATAGCATCATATACTTCCCTTATGAGCTCATCTCCTAATTTTACCGTCCCGACAGCTAACTCATGATTCACTGCCGATGGATGCTGATCGTTGTGCTTATGAAGAAACTGAGGTTCTACAAATGAATATTGTGGCAGGGTTCCAAACTCCAAATCAAAGAAAAAGTCAAGATGTCCATGCGTATTATCCTTTCCTTCTCCTGTCCCATTTACTATATAAGTAAGACTTAGAGGAGCAATAGGCGAATAGACCTTCCATGAAACATTATTATCATTCATACGATCAAAAATAGTAGGTAGTGACCAGACATCCTTTATCCAAGAATCCATATCATGCAGATCACCTTCAATACCAGGAAATCCTGTTCCATCCTCGCCAAGGGGATTGATAACTTTGCCCGCTGAGCTTGCAGCATGCCAGAATGCTCGATTGCAATAGGTCTGGCTTGGCACCGAACAATACCAGTGGTCAAAAACTGCAAACTCCTTCGCTAAAGTCGCCATTGCTGGAATCTGGTCAGGCTCAAAACATTGCATGATTACTTCATACTGTTCATATGTTGGATTCTCAATATTGTAGGTTGACCTAAGCGTATTTTCATAATCATTGACAAAGCCATTCATGCTAGGTGCAGTCGTCGAAACTGGTAGATTATAAGGCGACGTCATTTTATCGTCAGCCTTTCCAATATTACTCTCAGGAATGATTACATTGAAAAGCTGCGTATTAACATGCGGATATTCCTCACCTGGATCTGGATATGGCATCGAGTAGTTAGCCGCACGTGAAGGAGAGATACTTGTCTTCCCAGGATCGCTGCTGGCTCTCGTCGGAATAGGATTTCCATAATCAGTATTCAGGTTATAAAGCCCATCAAAAGATTTTTCTTGTGGTATCTCATCGTTCTTATAGAGATAGCCTAATAGATTGTCGAAAGAACGGTTTTCAAGCATAAGAACCACAATATGCTCAAAAGTTTCCAGTCCGTCAAATTGGTTTGGGTTTTCCATTTTCTAACTGTTTTTATTTTACTAAACATAAGTAAATTACGATAATTAAAATCAGATCCATACAAGTAGTTTTACTCATTTTATTAAAATTAAAGCTTGACGGACAGGCTTAGCAAGTTAGCTCTCTCTGCATTCACAGCATTTTCTACTTTTTATTTCCGGATGCAAAATCAGCAATCCTTTTTTAATATGGATTCAGCAATGGCAAGGTATAAATAAGATACAAGGATTTACAATTTAAAATCTTATAAAAACATCATTTATAATCTGGCTGTTATTGTAATAAATAACTAGTTTTTCAAAAGAACATTTAACCTTAATAGTTGAAATAAATATAATAAAAAAGGGACCAAATTTCTTTCCATAATAATTCGTCAGTCCTAAATTAATATCAAAATCCTAGACGCAGAATGTTTATTTAAATTTTAAAACCAAATAAAACACTGTATAAAGAATGTCTTGAAATTTAAGCTCGAGTCATTACTAGAAAATACAATATTTCGATCTTCCATTAAAGGGTCAAAATCAAATAAAAAAAAACAATCTTCAACTAACTAACTAACTAACTAACTAACTAACTAACTAACTAACTAACTAACTAACTAACTAACTAACTAACTAACTAACTAACTAACTAACTAACTAACTAACTAACTAACTAACTAACTAACTAACTAACTAACTAACTAACTAACTAACTAAGGCAGCTTGACACAACTTGACGTAGCAAACTGAACTTTGCGCCAGAAAATCTATTTCATATCAATAATATTATGTCCCCTATGTTGGATTCTAGATCATTTAAGACAACATTAAAACAAAAAAGATGAGCAAACACTGCTCATCTCTAAATTATTATTCACCGATATTTATTTTATTCCAAGATCTTAGCAGTCTAAATTTCCATATCGCCAACTTTGAATCACTGCCCAAATTTCCCTGAAAATCCATTCAATTCCAAAAGGTTGGGAATCAAAAATCCCTTATTGCTAACTTTGAAGCATTACCGGTCTTCTTCCAGCTGTTGTGCAGCTGCAAGTAGGGTATCTCTTATTTTATGGAACAGACTTCTTATCATTTCTTTATCTTTATCCTCACTGCTGATCTGCTCCAAAACTTTAATATCCTCAATAATGCTAAAAATCCCCATGCTTTCAATGCTTGGCCTGATCTTATGCATTATCTGGCTCAGAGCTGGAAAATCACCTGAAGATATCGCTTTTTCCGCATTTGGAACCACCTCTTGGATCTGATCAATAAAAACTCTAACCATCTTTTCAATAAACTCAGCATTTCCCCTGCTTATGGATTCCAAATTTTTAAGGGTATAGAGTTTCTCATTTTCTCGCGGGCCCAAACCGTCGGCAATGCCTTCCTGCCGAACTATGTGCCTAGAAATAGTTTCAATCAGGTCAAACTCTTCAAAAGGCTTGGTAATGTAATCGTTCATTCCCGCACTTCTGCATCTGTAGACTTCGCTTTTGAAAGCGCTGGCGGTAAGGGCAATCACCGGTGTCTGCAGCTTCAATTCTTCCCTTATTTTTACTGTTGCCTCAATGCCATCCATTTCTGGCATCTGAACATCCATCAATATAATATCGAAACTTTTATTTTTCAAAATTTCCAGGGCCTCCAGTCCATCAGCAGCTTCAGTGACAATGCAGTCAAAGTACTTCAGTGAATTGATGACAACCATCCTGTTGATGACATTGTCTTCAACCAGCAGAACGCTTATGCCGGAAATGTCGACATTGATTTCATTTTCGGCCTTTCTTATGGCATTGATATTCCCCTTTTCCAAATCAATTA from Flavobacterium sp. KACC 22763 includes these protein-coding regions:
- a CDS encoding alkaline phosphatase family protein codes for the protein MENPNQFDGLETFEHIVVLMLENRSFDNLLGYLYKNDEIPQEKSFDGLYNLNTDYGNPIPTRASSDPGKTSISPSRAANYSMPYPDPGEEYPHVNTQLFNVIIPESNIGKADDKMTSPYNLPVSTTAPSMNGFVNDYENTLRSTYNIENPTYEQYEVIMQCFEPDQIPAMATLAKEFAVFDHWYCSVPSQTYCNRAFWHAASSAGKVINPLGEDGTGFPGIEGDLHDMDSWIKDVWSLPTIFDRMNDNNVSWKVYSPIAPLSLTYIVNGTGEGKDNTHGHLDFFFDLEFGTLPQYSFVEPQFLHKHNDQHPSAVNHELAVGTVKLGDELIREVYDAIKKSPKRDKILFIITHDEHGGCYDHVAPPETVPPTVGMKGECDFTFDRLGVRVPMIMVSSYIQPNTIVNGQFEHASFIKTVCQKWGMDPLTDRDKDPDVLPFTEVFSNQKRTDWPDIPLDMSLKELLPEPDTSGDPLNGLQKAMLNSLLHIEKMKALGHTQREEIQTIGDMMKFIQRFQ